From a region of the Candidatus Azobacteroides pseudotrichonymphae genomovar. CFP2 genome:
- a CDS encoding methylenetetrahydrofolate reductase, which produces MSVIDLLNNDFETKFSFEILPPLKGNNFSKVCDIIDKLREFIPKYINITTHHSENIFKENNNGTLTKINVRKRPGTVAIAAAIQNKYHIPAVPHIICKGFTREEIEYALIDLQYLGVTDLLLLRGDVNKLEQDKIDSNKSHEHTTELIKQVNNFNRGIDLLGNRFEEPETPFSFGVACYPEKHEEAPNMESDIAFLKQKIALGAEYIVTQMFFDNQKYFEFISRCHRENIAIPIIPGIKPIISLDQLTVLPKIFRIDLPEILTNELRKCKTNESIQQLGVEWGILQCKELINSGVPSLHFYTFMATDSVQKIVKEIY; this is translated from the coding sequence ATGAGTGTCATTGATTTATTAAATAACGATTTCGAAACAAAATTTTCCTTCGAAATTTTACCTCCGCTAAAAGGCAATAATTTTTCTAAAGTGTGCGACATTATAGATAAACTACGTGAATTTATTCCGAAATATATCAATATTACTACACATCATAGTGAAAATATTTTCAAAGAAAATAATAATGGAACACTGACAAAAATTAATGTTCGCAAGCGTCCTGGTACAGTAGCTATAGCTGCTGCTATCCAGAATAAATATCATATTCCCGCTGTTCCCCATATTATCTGTAAAGGATTCACAAGAGAAGAAATAGAATATGCTTTGATTGATTTACAATATCTTGGTGTGACCGATCTATTACTCTTGCGAGGAGACGTCAATAAATTGGAGCAAGACAAAATTGATTCTAATAAAAGTCATGAACATACAACTGAATTGATTAAACAAGTAAATAACTTTAATCGAGGAATTGATTTATTGGGGAACCGTTTTGAAGAACCGGAAACACCTTTTTCTTTTGGTGTAGCTTGTTATCCAGAAAAACATGAAGAAGCTCCAAATATGGAATCAGATATCGCTTTCTTAAAACAGAAAATTGCTTTAGGTGCTGAATATATTGTTACCCAAATGTTTTTTGACAACCAGAAATATTTCGAATTTATATCTCGTTGCCATAGGGAAAATATTGCTATTCCTATCATTCCAGGAATCAAACCTATTATTTCACTTGACCAACTGACTGTTTTACCAAAAATATTTCGCATAGACCTTCCTGAAATATTGACAAACGAATTACGAAAATGTAAAACCAACGAATCAATCCAACAATTAGGTGTAGAATGGGGTATCCTCCAGTGCAAAGAACTAATCAATTCAGGTGTTCCAAGCTTGCATTTTTACACCTTTATGGCCACCGATAGTGTCCAAAAGATAGTAAAAGAAATATATTAG